The Clostridioides sp. ES-S-0010-02 genome window below encodes:
- a CDS encoding dihydroorotase, whose amino-acid sequence MILIKNGRVIDPKSQRDEKIDLIIKENKIYKIGNFDENDEFEKIIDASGNIVAPGLVDVHVHFRDPGFTYKEDIDSGAKSAARGGFTTVICMANTDPIVDNEDTFNYVKEKAKNACINVLQAAAITKGFEGKELVDMENLKKAGVPGFTDDGLPLMDSSLIMEAMIKAKELDVPLSFHEEDPSLVGNPGVNAGKIASELGLKGASNVAEDVMVARDCMLALKTGAKIDIQHISSGVSVDMVRFAKYLGANVVAEASPHHFTLTEEDVLEFGTNAKMNPPLRTKWDRDKIIEGLNDGTIEIIATDHAPHSKEEKDREFIKAPSGIIGLETSLSLGITNLVYKNHLSMMQLIEKMSTNPAKLYNLNVGFIEEGAVADIVIFNPEEEWIVEDFASKADNSPFRGKSLYGKVNYTICNGEVVYNA is encoded by the coding sequence ATGATTTTAATTAAAAATGGTAGAGTGATAGACCCTAAGAGTCAAAGAGATGAGAAAATAGATTTAATTATAAAAGAAAATAAAATCTATAAAATAGGTAATTTTGATGAAAATGATGAATTTGAAAAAATAATAGATGCTAGTGGGAATATAGTTGCACCTGGATTAGTAGATGTACATGTACATTTTAGAGACCCAGGATTTACATATAAAGAAGATATAGATAGTGGAGCTAAATCTGCAGCTAGAGGTGGATTTACAACAGTTATATGTATGGCAAATACTGACCCAATTGTAGATAATGAAGATACTTTTAACTATGTGAAGGAAAAAGCAAAAAATGCATGTATAAATGTTTTACAAGCAGCAGCTATAACAAAAGGTTTTGAAGGTAAAGAGTTAGTGGATATGGAAAATCTTAAAAAGGCTGGAGTTCCAGGATTTACTGATGATGGATTACCTTTAATGGATAGCAGTCTAATTATGGAAGCAATGATTAAGGCAAAAGAGTTAGATGTACCACTTAGTTTTCATGAAGAAGACCCTTCTTTAGTTGGAAATCCTGGCGTAAATGCAGGAAAGATAGCTTCAGAGCTTGGTCTAAAAGGTGCATCGAATGTAGCAGAAGATGTAATGGTTGCTAGAGATTGCATGTTAGCACTAAAAACTGGTGCTAAGATTGATATACAACATATAAGTTCTGGGGTTTCTGTTGATATGGTTAGATTTGCAAAATATCTTGGAGCAAACGTAGTTGCAGAAGCTTCACCACATCACTTTACACTGACTGAGGAAGATGTATTAGAGTTTGGAACAAATGCAAAAATGAATCCGCCTTTAAGAACTAAGTGGGATAGAGATAAGATTATAGAAGGGTTAAATGATGGTACTATTGAGATAATAGCAACAGACCATGCACCTCATAGTAAAGAAGAAAAAGATAGAGAGTTTATAAAAGCTCCAAGTGGTATTATAGGGCTTGAAACTTCGTTGTCTCTTGGAATAACAAACTTAGTATATAAAAATCATCTTAGTATGATGCAGTTAATAGAAAAAATGTCTACAAATCCTGCAAAACTATACAATTTAAATGTTGGTTTTATAGAAGAAGGAGCAGTAGCAGATATTGTTATATTTAATCCTGAAGAAGAATGGATAGTTGAAGATTTTGCTTCTAAAGCTGACAATTCCCCATTTAGAGGTAAATCTCTATATGGGAAAGTTAATTATACTATATGTAATGGAGAAGTTGTATACAACGCTTAA